CACTGATGGGGTTCAGGGTGGTATCGCTCAGGTTGAGGCTCGCCCGGTTCAGTGCATCCTGGACGTCGGGCCGCTCTTCGCTGAGTCCGCCGGAACGGACGGTTCCGTCCTGTGTCCGGATCAGGATTCCCTCGCCGTAAAGCTCGGAGTAGCGGTCCATTTCGCGCTGTAACTGGTTGGTGTCTTTGTCTTGGGCGGCGTCGCTGGCCAGTTGCGCGAAGCGGTTGAGGGCAGCGACGCGGTTGATCTGCAGATCCTGGGTGAGCTCCCGGCTGGCCGAGGTCAGGATCACGCTGGAGACCGTCACCACGATGATGACCACCAGCAAGCTCAGGATGCTGAGAACACGGACTTTCACGACTGCTCTACCCGGTAGCCGACGCCCCGGACGTTGATGATGAACCCGGGCAGCTGCAGCTTGGACCGCAGGCCTGTGAGGTGCACGTCCAAGGACCTGGAATGCGTCACGAACGCGTCGCCCCAGAGTGCATCCAGGATCTGCTCGCGGGTCACCACTGAGCCCGCGTTCCTGACGAGGAGGCTGAGGAGGTCGAACTCGGTTGCTGTCAGGGCGAGTTTCCGTTGGCCGACGGCGGCCACGCGGCGGTCGAGGTCGACCTCGAGTTCGCCCAGGACGATGGCGTGCGGAGCATCCTGGCCGCCGCGGTTGGTGCGCCGGGTGACGGCCTCGATCCTGGCAAGCAATTCCACGAGCTTCACGGGCTTCACCAGGTAGTCGTCTGCTCCGGACCTGAGACCCAGGACCACGCTCCGCTCGTCATCCCGGGCCGTCAGGATGAGGATCGGAACTGCGCTCACTTGGCGCAGCTTGCGCAGCACATCCAAGCCATCCAAATCCGGAAGGCCAAGGTCCAACAGGATCACCTGGTGCTCCCGGTGCGCCAGCAGCGCATCCTCTCCTCTGGACACGCGGGTGTGTGTATGTCCGGCCGAAGCGACGGCAGCGCTCAAGGCCGACGCCATGGCGTCGTCATCCTCGACGATGAGCACGTGCACTGTCATGGTCCTTTGGATTGGGGCTGGTTCGCTGTCGGCTGGTTCGCTGTCGGCTGGTTCGCTACTAGAGCTTAACGTTGTGAGGCCCGCTCTGCGCCCTTCGGAGTACCCAAAGTGCGCAGAGCGGGCCTAACAAGGCAGGAAGGTCAGGCGTCGACGCGATCCTTTTTGCCGTCGTCGTCCTTTGTTGTTGCCGTCGCAGCGCCCTTC
This Paenarthrobacter sp. GOM3 DNA region includes the following protein-coding sequences:
- a CDS encoding response regulator transcription factor, with translation MHVLIVEDDDAMASALSAAVASAGHTHTRVSRGEDALLAHREHQVILLDLGLPDLDGLDVLRKLRQVSAVPILILTARDDERSVVLGLRSGADDYLVKPVKLVELLARIEAVTRRTNRGGQDAPHAIVLGELEVDLDRRVAAVGQRKLALTATEFDLLSLLVRNAGSVVTREQILDALWGDAFVTHSRSLDVHLTGLRSKLQLPGFIINVRGVGYRVEQS